One Pseudonocardia sediminis DNA window includes the following coding sequences:
- a CDS encoding MFS transporter — protein sequence MTATLPVVDRTARRAAVAGGVGSVVEWYDYGLYGIAAALYIRPLFFSGASELTGTLLSLATFAVGFVARPVGGIVLGWAGDRWGRRPVLLFTVLLMGIATTLMGVLPTAATAGVLAPVLLVALRLVQGFGAGAELAGAFVYVTESAPPRRQAFLASFSSAATSVGLLLSTAVFAVLEVVLPEGDMLAYGWRIPFLLSAVVVIAALVARSRIEESAAFRASSGVAAQDLAASDVTVSDLPGEVDRGGARSWAAGLLAPTAVGVGGYVTSVYAISYVTSAQDVSAGVALLGVLLLAAVSAVTCVGFGALSDRIGSARVFLGGTVFLAVFAFPFFALLQTGDPVLVVVALVVNYAIGWAACAGAQGKFLAGLFGTRRRFAGVATTRELNSAFLAGPAPFVAAALTGAVGGSPWPVAVMVIAAAVLTAIGAALGRHDGVPRPPS from the coding sequence ATGACCGCGACCCTCCCCGTCGTCGACCGCACGGCACGCCGGGCCGCCGTCGCGGGAGGGGTCGGCAGCGTCGTCGAGTGGTATGACTACGGCCTCTACGGGATCGCCGCGGCGCTCTACATCCGGCCACTGTTCTTCTCCGGCGCCTCCGAGCTCACCGGCACGCTGCTCAGCCTGGCCACGTTCGCGGTCGGGTTCGTGGCGCGCCCGGTCGGCGGAATCGTGCTCGGCTGGGCCGGCGACCGCTGGGGACGGCGGCCGGTGCTGCTGTTCACCGTCCTCCTGATGGGGATCGCGACGACGCTGATGGGCGTCCTGCCCACCGCCGCGACGGCCGGGGTGCTCGCCCCCGTCCTGCTGGTGGCCCTGCGCCTGGTGCAGGGCTTCGGCGCGGGGGCGGAGCTGGCCGGGGCGTTCGTCTACGTCACCGAGAGCGCGCCGCCGCGGCGTCAGGCGTTCCTGGCGTCGTTCTCCAGCGCGGCGACGTCGGTGGGCCTGCTGCTGTCGACGGCGGTGTTCGCGGTGCTCGAAGTCGTCCTGCCCGAGGGCGACATGCTCGCCTACGGCTGGCGGATCCCGTTCCTGCTCAGCGCCGTCGTGGTGATCGCGGCGCTCGTCGCGCGATCACGGATCGAGGAGTCGGCGGCGTTCCGGGCCTCGTCCGGTGTCGCGGCCCAGGACCTCGCGGCCTCGGATGTCACGGTCTCGGACCTCCCGGGGGAGGTCGATCGCGGTGGCGCACGGTCCTGGGCCGCAGGTCTCCTGGCACCGACGGCGGTGGGCGTCGGCGGGTACGTGACGTCGGTCTACGCGATCAGCTACGTGACGTCGGCGCAGGACGTGTCCGCGGGCGTCGCGCTGCTCGGGGTGCTGCTGCTGGCCGCGGTCTCGGCCGTGACCTGCGTGGGGTTCGGTGCGCTGTCGGACCGGATCGGCAGCGCCCGGGTGTTCCTGGGCGGCACGGTGTTCCTGGCCGTGTTCGCGTTCCCGTTCTTCGCGCTCCTGCAGACCGGCGACCCGGTGCTGGTCGTGGTCGCGCTGGTCGTCAACTACGCGATCGGCTGGGCGGCGTGCGCGGGGGCGCAGGGCAAGTTCCTGGCCGGGCTGTTCGGCACCCGTCGCCGTTTCGCCGGGGTGGCCACGACCCGCGAGCTCAACAGCGCGTTCCTGGCCGGCCCGGCCCCGTTCGTCGCCGCCGCCCTCACCGGTGCCGTCGGCGGGAGCCCCTGGCCGGTCGCGGTGATGGTGATCGCCGCCGCCGTCCTCACCGCGATCGGCGCGGCCCTGGGCCGCCACGACGGCGTCCCCCGCCCACCGTCCTGA
- a CDS encoding ferredoxin yields MRITVDPDLCDGFGLCDGHAPDLFDLDEDGYATEKGDGTVPEGQEAAARRAIAGCPAHAIVEAAG; encoded by the coding sequence ATGAGGATCACGGTCGATCCCGATCTGTGCGACGGTTTCGGACTCTGCGACGGCCACGCGCCCGACCTGTTCGACCTCGACGAGGACGGCTACGCCACCGAGAAGGGTGACGGCACCGTTCCCGAGGGCCAGGAGGCCGCCGCTCGGCGGGCCATCGCGGGATGCCCCGCACACGCCATCGTCGAGGCCGCGGGCTGA
- a CDS encoding Rieske (2Fe-2S) protein: MTAPTERPRGGKHVVARTDEIPPGSRRIVELDGRQIGIFNIDGEYVAFLHRCPHMSGPLCEGAVIGLVESSGPGDVRLDESRKFLTCPLHGWEFDVHTGQSYFDPKRVKAKRFPVEVRSGADVAADAPAAAPGAPGTPEADTGAAPEADGRVPGPYTAETFEVVVEQDYVVVSTGRPRRK, translated from the coding sequence ATGACCGCACCCACCGAACGTCCGCGCGGGGGCAAGCACGTCGTCGCCCGCACCGACGAGATCCCGCCCGGGTCGCGCCGGATCGTGGAGCTGGACGGGCGGCAGATCGGGATCTTCAACATCGACGGCGAGTACGTCGCGTTCCTGCACCGCTGCCCGCACATGTCCGGGCCGCTGTGCGAGGGCGCGGTGATCGGGCTGGTGGAGTCGTCGGGTCCCGGTGACGTCCGGCTCGACGAGAGCCGCAAGTTCCTGACCTGCCCGCTGCACGGCTGGGAGTTCGACGTCCACACCGGTCAGTCCTACTTCGACCCGAAGCGGGTGAAGGCCAAGCGTTTCCCGGTCGAGGTCCGCAGTGGTGCCGACGTCGCCGCCGACGCCCCGGCCGCCGCCCCCGGCGCACCGGGCACCCCCGAGGCCGACACCGGCGCCGCCCCCGAGGCCGACGGGCGCGTCCCCGGCCCGTACACCGCGGAGACGTTCGAGGTCGTGGTGGAGCAGGACTACGTCGTGGTCAGCACCGGCCGTCCCCGCCGTAAGTGA
- a CDS encoding GntR family transcriptional regulator — protein MGADQSPPLDVGYGRAGDRVTAALREMIANGQLEPGEHLRQDELATRLGSTRVPVREAFKTLAAEGVLHHRRNHGHYVAKLTAAELAEICWLRDACENRLAATARRPGEDELAGLRASNDAMYALTGGTAYEIVQADRLFHERFWVLSPMRIVAGETARMWALIQPYRSFMDYGEAVVSRMHGEHTEIVDALAAGDTARYCTAVELHQRHIYDVIDDLAAREDDGVAV, from the coding sequence GTGGGCGCTGACCAGAGCCCTCCACTCGACGTCGGCTACGGCCGCGCCGGTGACCGGGTGACGGCCGCGTTGCGCGAGATGATCGCCAACGGTCAGCTCGAACCCGGCGAGCACCTGCGCCAGGACGAGCTCGCCACCCGCCTGGGCAGCACCCGGGTCCCGGTCCGCGAGGCGTTCAAGACCCTCGCCGCCGAAGGCGTGCTGCACCATCGCCGCAACCACGGCCACTACGTCGCGAAGCTGACCGCCGCCGAGCTGGCCGAGATCTGCTGGCTGCGCGACGCGTGCGAGAACCGCCTGGCCGCGACCGCCCGCCGTCCCGGTGAGGACGAGCTCGCCGGCCTGCGTGCCAGCAACGACGCCATGTACGCCCTCACCGGTGGTACCGCCTACGAGATCGTGCAGGCCGACCGCCTCTTCCACGAACGGTTCTGGGTGCTCTCCCCGATGCGGATCGTCGCCGGTGAGACGGCCCGGATGTGGGCGCTGATCCAGCCCTACCGCTCGTTCATGGACTACGGCGAGGCCGTCGTCTCGCGCATGCACGGCGAGCACACCGAGATCGTCGACGCCCTGGCCGCGGGCGACACCGCCCGCTACTGCACGGCCGTCGAACTCCACCAGCGCCACATCTACGACGTCATCGACGACCTCGCCGCCCGGGAGGATGACGGCGTCGCCGTCTGA
- a CDS encoding amidohydrolase family protein yields MTTALLENTTRTALWSGSVIDADVHANVPSLETLQKYQERVWVQWAQERGWAGPSGLKIAYPPNAPTTSRDEWRLDDGPPASDLGALQRHILDPWQVEKAVLNCYYAIDSLRHPDWAAALARSVNDWLVAEWLDRDPRLVGSLVVPARDPQAAADEIDRIGGHPGFKQVMLPVRSETLYGQRIWWPFFDAAVRNDLVVGMHWGGTPDGSPSTSGFPSWYVEEYAAETQVYAAQVISMIAEGVLRKFPELRISMLDCGFTWIPTWGWRMNKEWKGLRREIPWVDRPPMDLVREHFRFSVAPIDSGPPEHMAKIVEWLGTDDLLMFGTDYPHRHDDDIAEFLQVLPETMRANVMSETARRWYRL; encoded by the coding sequence ATGACCACCGCACTGCTCGAGAACACGACCCGCACGGCCCTGTGGTCCGGGTCCGTGATCGATGCCGACGTGCACGCGAACGTCCCCTCGCTGGAGACGCTGCAGAAGTACCAGGAGCGGGTCTGGGTGCAGTGGGCCCAGGAGCGCGGCTGGGCCGGCCCGTCCGGGCTCAAGATCGCCTACCCGCCGAACGCGCCCACCACGTCCCGTGACGAGTGGCGCCTCGACGACGGCCCGCCGGCGTCGGACCTGGGCGCGCTGCAGCGCCACATCCTGGACCCGTGGCAGGTCGAGAAGGCCGTCCTGAACTGCTACTACGCGATCGACTCGCTGCGCCACCCGGACTGGGCCGCCGCCCTGGCCCGCTCGGTGAACGACTGGCTGGTCGCGGAGTGGCTCGACCGCGACCCGCGCCTGGTCGGCTCGCTGGTCGTGCCCGCGCGCGACCCGCAGGCCGCCGCCGACGAGATCGACCGGATCGGCGGTCATCCCGGGTTCAAGCAGGTCATGCTGCCGGTCCGCTCGGAGACCCTCTACGGCCAGCGGATCTGGTGGCCGTTCTTCGACGCCGCGGTGCGCAACGACCTGGTCGTCGGCATGCACTGGGGCGGCACCCCGGACGGCTCGCCGTCGACCAGCGGGTTCCCGTCCTGGTACGTCGAGGAGTACGCCGCCGAGACCCAGGTCTACGCGGCGCAGGTCATCTCGATGATCGCCGAGGGCGTGCTGCGGAAGTTCCCGGAGCTGCGGATCTCGATGCTCGACTGCGGCTTCACCTGGATCCCCACCTGGGGATGGCGGATGAACAAGGAGTGGAAGGGTCTGCGCCGGGAGATCCCGTGGGTGGACCGCCCGCCGATGGACCTGGTGCGCGAGCACTTCCGGTTCTCCGTCGCCCCGATCGACTCGGGTCCGCCGGAGCACATGGCCAAGATCGTCGAGTGGCTCGGCACCGACGACCTGCTGATGTTCGGCACCGACTACCCGCACCGCCACGACGACGACATCGCCGAGTTCCTGCAGGTCCTGCCCGAGACCATGCGGGCCAACGTGATGTCCGAGACCGCGCGGCGCTGGTACCGGCTCTGA
- a CDS encoding TetR/AcrR family transcriptional regulator, which translates to MTSGIGKRRKSAQDEGTAAYQEKRTEIVAAAGQLFKDHGYAGTSLADVAEALSMDRASLYYYVGGKQELFQDVVGGAVERNALSAEEIVAGPGTAPEKLRRLVVELMVSYAESYPFLYVYIQEHLGAVSPDRSAWAQRMRGYNKRYENAVVAVVQAGVDEGTFAVGTQPWVIAYGIIGMVAWSNRWYRPEDTAIPAREIGEAYADTLLNGLQVR; encoded by the coding sequence ATGACCAGCGGGATCGGCAAGCGGCGCAAGTCCGCCCAGGACGAGGGCACGGCCGCCTACCAGGAGAAGCGGACCGAGATCGTCGCCGCGGCCGGGCAGCTGTTCAAGGACCACGGCTACGCGGGGACCTCGCTGGCCGACGTCGCCGAGGCCCTGTCGATGGACCGCGCGTCGCTGTACTACTACGTCGGCGGCAAGCAGGAGCTGTTCCAGGACGTCGTCGGCGGGGCGGTGGAGCGCAACGCGCTGTCGGCCGAGGAGATCGTGGCCGGGCCCGGCACGGCGCCGGAGAAGCTGCGGCGCCTGGTCGTCGAGCTGATGGTCTCCTACGCCGAGAGCTACCCGTTCCTCTACGTCTACATCCAGGAGCACCTGGGCGCGGTCTCGCCGGACCGCTCGGCCTGGGCGCAGCGGATGCGCGGGTACAACAAGCGCTACGAGAACGCCGTCGTCGCCGTCGTGCAGGCGGGGGTGGACGAGGGGACGTTCGCGGTCGGGACGCAGCCGTGGGTGATCGCCTACGGGATCATCGGCATGGTCGCCTGGAGTAACCGCTGGTACCGCCCGGAGGACACGGCCATCCCGGCGCGCGAGATCGGCGAGGCCTACGCGGACACGCTCCTGAACGGTCTGCAGGTGCGCTGA
- a CDS encoding type IV toxin-antitoxin system AbiEi family antitoxin domain-containing protein, with protein sequence MSKLEDLLLRQNGVITREQAVRCGLSDRTVSRRVAAGAWRTLYPGVFLVGGHRLTDAARVRAASLWGGPEAVVSGPAAAFWLRMTERFDGSVDLTVHSTTRRRPRPGVRVRRRDLRPADRVMVNGLAVTEPGLTALEAAAVLPDGVAFLDRVLQQHHVRFEHLHEAYCGAVGAHGMARAGVLLRECADRADSRAERRLVRVLRRAGITGFVVGHPLGRMKIDIAFPDARLAIELDSWAWHTDHDRFEADREKGNALTDAGWNLLRITWKELTEHSDRVVARVRSALLRAA encoded by the coding sequence ATGTCGAAGCTCGAGGACCTGCTGCTGCGCCAGAACGGGGTGATCACCCGGGAGCAGGCCGTGCGCTGCGGGTTGTCGGACCGGACCGTGTCCCGCCGGGTCGCTGCCGGTGCTTGGCGCACGCTGTATCCCGGCGTGTTCCTGGTCGGCGGGCACCGGCTCACCGACGCTGCCCGGGTCCGGGCGGCGTCACTGTGGGGAGGTCCGGAAGCAGTGGTGAGCGGACCTGCGGCCGCGTTCTGGCTGAGGATGACCGAGCGATTCGACGGCTCGGTCGACCTGACCGTCCATTCGACGACCCGCCGACGCCCGAGGCCGGGGGTCCGGGTCCGGCGGCGCGACCTGAGACCGGCGGACCGCGTGATGGTCAACGGCCTCGCGGTGACCGAGCCGGGTCTCACCGCGCTGGAAGCCGCCGCGGTACTGCCCGACGGGGTCGCCTTTCTCGACCGTGTCCTGCAGCAACATCACGTCCGGTTCGAGCACCTGCACGAGGCCTACTGCGGAGCGGTCGGTGCCCACGGGATGGCGCGGGCCGGGGTGTTGCTGCGGGAGTGCGCCGACCGGGCGGACTCGCGGGCCGAACGCCGTCTGGTCAGAGTGCTGCGCCGCGCCGGGATCACCGGCTTCGTCGTCGGCCATCCGCTCGGCCGTATGAAGATCGACATCGCGTTTCCCGACGCCCGATTGGCGATCGAGCTGGACAGCTGGGCCTGGCACACCGACCACGACCGGTTCGAGGCGGACCGGGAGAAGGGCAACGCCCTGACCGATGCCGGATGGAACCTGCTGCGCATCACATGGAAGGAGCTGACCGAGCACTCGGACCGGGTGGTGGCACGGGTCCGATCGGCCCTGCTCCGCGCCGCATGA
- a CDS encoding long-chain-fatty-acid--CoA ligase gives MSTLGGMLTDLVALGPERPALTCDDVTLSFGELDARANRVAHALRRHGLVPGDRVGVLSRNRPEYVELLFGAARAGVVLVGLNWRLAPPEIAAVLDNAGPRLVLAGTAEQGLVPDGVEVVDLDTGYEKWIADEPATSPDVLVAPGDVVLQLYSSGTTGVPKGARLTHANLAFTPRMGREFYAMGPDSVNLVPSPQFHIGGIGYGLTTLGQGGHTILVAAVDPADMLRLIERYRVTHSFLVPSVVQMLLSAPEIDRTDLSSLELIAYGGAPMTEALLRRAMDRLGCGFLGVYGMTETAGTVVSLAPGDHDPGGPRAGLLRSVGKALPWHDVAVFDPLTDEPSPPGQVGEIRVRSGQNMAGYWRRDDETAATLSGDGWLRTGDAAYTDDEGYLFLHDRIKDMVISGGENVYPAEVENALASHPGVAEVAVIGVPSPRWGETVKALVVRNPGEDPSPEELVAHARERLARYKCPTSVDFVDELPRNASGKVLKKVLREPYWPDAAPVR, from the coding sequence GTGTCCACGCTCGGCGGGATGCTCACCGACCTGGTCGCACTCGGCCCGGAGCGCCCGGCTCTGACCTGCGACGACGTGACCCTGTCGTTCGGCGAGCTGGACGCGCGGGCCAACCGTGTCGCGCACGCGCTGCGCCGGCACGGCCTGGTCCCCGGGGACCGGGTCGGGGTGCTCTCGCGCAACCGGCCCGAGTACGTCGAGCTGCTGTTCGGAGCGGCCCGCGCCGGTGTGGTGCTGGTCGGGCTGAACTGGCGGCTGGCGCCCCCGGAGATCGCGGCGGTCCTGGACAACGCCGGGCCCCGGCTGGTGCTGGCGGGTACGGCCGAGCAGGGGCTCGTCCCGGACGGCGTCGAGGTCGTCGACCTGGACACCGGGTACGAGAAGTGGATCGCCGACGAGCCGGCCACCTCACCCGACGTCCTGGTCGCGCCCGGTGACGTGGTGCTGCAGCTCTACAGCTCCGGCACCACCGGCGTCCCCAAGGGCGCCCGGCTCACCCACGCCAACCTGGCGTTCACCCCGCGGATGGGCCGCGAGTTCTACGCGATGGGCCCCGACTCGGTGAACCTCGTGCCGTCGCCGCAGTTCCACATCGGCGGCATCGGCTACGGGCTCACCACGCTGGGGCAGGGCGGGCACACGATCCTCGTCGCCGCCGTCGACCCGGCCGACATGCTGCGCCTGATCGAGCGCTACCGGGTGACGCACTCGTTCCTGGTCCCGTCCGTGGTGCAGATGCTGCTCTCCGCGCCCGAGATCGACCGGACCGACCTGTCCAGCCTCGAGCTGATCGCCTACGGCGGGGCACCGATGACCGAGGCCCTGCTGCGGCGGGCGATGGACCGCCTCGGCTGCGGGTTCCTCGGCGTCTACGGGATGACCGAGACAGCGGGCACCGTCGTCAGCCTCGCCCCCGGCGACCACGACCCGGGCGGGCCGCGCGCCGGTCTGCTGCGCTCGGTCGGCAAGGCCCTGCCCTGGCACGACGTCGCCGTGTTCGACCCGCTGACCGACGAGCCGAGCCCGCCCGGGCAGGTCGGCGAGATCCGCGTCCGGTCCGGGCAGAACATGGCCGGCTACTGGCGCCGCGACGACGAGACCGCGGCCACCCTGAGCGGCGACGGCTGGCTGCGCACCGGCGACGCCGCCTACACCGACGACGAGGGCTACCTGTTCCTGCACGACCGGATCAAGGACATGGTGATCTCCGGCGGGGAGAACGTGTACCCGGCCGAGGTGGAGAACGCGCTGGCCTCGCACCCGGGCGTCGCGGAGGTCGCGGTGATCGGCGTCCCGTCGCCGCGCTGGGGCGAGACGGTCAAGGCGCTCGTGGTCCGGAACCCCGGCGAGGACCCCTCCCCGGAGGAGCTCGTCGCGCACGCCCGCGAGCGTCTGGCCCGCTACAAGTGCCCCACCTCGGTGGACTTCGTCGACGAGCTGCCGCGCAACGCGTCGGGCAAGGTGCTCAAGAAGGTCCTGCGCGAGCCGTACTGGCCGGATGCCGCCCCCGTCCGATGA
- a CDS encoding MFS transporter: MALSADTHDGSSRTGSKRRNSKRRILTSTYIGTVIEWFDFYIYGTAAAIVFNVLFFPEVDSLIGTLAAFGTLASGFLARPIGGIIAGHFGDRIGRKKMLVLSIILMGFGTVIVGLLPTYEQIGIWAPILLVTARVIQGLAAGGEWGGGVLMAIEHFDDRRRGLWGSVGMMGVPTGVTLSTAVFALLSLLPQEDLLSWGWRLPFLASIVLVGVGLWVRLGVDESPVFERARQEQKTKPAKAPFIEIMTKDWRNVVVGVLLVIGPFAASAVFITFGASYGTQVGFSRAEVLTAQSIANVVELIAMPLFGLLSDHIGRRKIYYWGGALLGISAFTLFAAFDSGSWAVLLVAFLFTYVAHGMMYGPMGAFLAELFTTGTRYTGASLGYQVAGAIGGGFGPLIATSLLVAAGGAPNYTYVAVFMLVVCLLSAGAAWFAPEMKQRALREA; encoded by the coding sequence GTGGCACTTTCGGCAGACACCCACGACGGGTCGTCTCGGACCGGCAGTAAGCGGCGCAACTCCAAGCGCCGCATCCTGACCTCGACCTACATCGGCACGGTCATCGAGTGGTTCGACTTCTACATCTACGGGACCGCGGCGGCGATCGTCTTCAACGTCCTGTTCTTCCCCGAGGTCGACTCGCTGATCGGGACCCTGGCCGCGTTCGGCACGCTGGCCAGCGGCTTCCTGGCCCGCCCGATCGGCGGCATCATCGCCGGGCACTTCGGTGACCGGATCGGCCGCAAGAAGATGCTGGTCCTCTCGATCATCCTGATGGGATTCGGGACCGTCATCGTCGGTCTGCTGCCGACGTACGAGCAGATCGGCATCTGGGCCCCGATCCTGCTGGTCACCGCGCGCGTCATCCAGGGGCTGGCCGCCGGCGGCGAGTGGGGCGGTGGCGTCCTGATGGCCATCGAGCACTTCGACGACAGGCGGCGCGGCCTGTGGGGCAGCGTCGGCATGATGGGCGTGCCCACCGGCGTCACGCTGTCGACGGCGGTGTTCGCGCTGCTCTCGCTGCTGCCGCAGGAGGACCTGCTGAGCTGGGGCTGGCGCCTGCCGTTCCTGGCCTCGATCGTGCTGGTCGGGGTCGGTCTCTGGGTGCGCCTGGGGGTCGACGAGAGTCCGGTCTTCGAACGCGCTCGTCAGGAGCAGAAGACGAAACCGGCCAAGGCGCCGTTCATCGAGATCATGACCAAGGACTGGCGCAACGTCGTCGTCGGCGTGCTGCTGGTGATCGGGCCGTTCGCGGCCAGCGCCGTGTTCATCACGTTCGGCGCGTCCTACGGCACGCAGGTCGGGTTCTCCCGGGCCGAGGTGCTGACGGCGCAGAGCATCGCCAATGTCGTCGAGCTGATCGCGATGCCGCTGTTCGGCCTGCTCTCCGACCACATCGGACGGCGGAAGATCTACTACTGGGGCGGTGCCCTGCTCGGGATCAGCGCGTTCACGTTGTTCGCCGCGTTCGACAGCGGGTCGTGGGCGGTGCTGCTCGTCGCGTTCCTGTTCACCTACGTCGCGCACGGCATGATGTACGGCCCGATGGGCGCGTTCCTGGCCGAGCTGTTCACCACCGGCACCCGCTACACCGGCGCGTCGCTGGGCTACCAGGTCGCCGGCGCGATCGGTGGTGGCTTCGGCCCGCTGATCGCGACGTCGCTGCTGGTCGCGGCCGGTGGCGCCCCGAACTACACCTACGTCGCCGTGTTCATGCTCGTCGTCTGCCTGCTCAGCGCGGGCGCGGCGTGGTTCGCGCCGGAGATGAAGCAGCGCGCCCTGCGCGAGGCGTGA